Proteins from a genomic interval of Musa acuminata AAA Group cultivar baxijiao chromosome BXJ1-9, Cavendish_Baxijiao_AAA, whole genome shotgun sequence:
- the LOC103996957 gene encoding uncharacterized protein LOC103996957 codes for MGKQLPSATSLQRYARLAVETIRRAKIAKPALKSLASGKEEAAAAHSRGPGRWMDERERQQGRVPLKDVVADCTRRWFQDALKEARAGDAAMQVLVGQMYHSGYGVPRNEQKAYTWISKASKYRSSVWKVSDKRPGYNASDSDTDEEKMSMKS; via the exons ATGGGCAAACAACTCCCATCGGCGACGAGCCTACAGAGATACGCCCGCCTAGCAGTCGAGACGATCCGGAGAGCCAAGATCGCGAAGCCCGCCCTTAAATCTCTGGCTTCGGGCAAGGAGGAGGCAGCGGCCGCCCACTCTAGAGGTCCAGGCCGGTGGATGGACGAACGAGAGCGGCAGCAGGGCCGCGTCCCCCTGAAGGACGTCGTGGCGGACTGCACCCGGCGGTGGTTCCAGGACGCGCTCAAGGAGGCCAGGGCCGGGGATGCCGCGATGCAGGTTCTTGTTGGTCAGATGTACCATAGCGGCTACGGAGTCCCGAGGAATGAGCAAAAG GCATATACATGGATTTCAAAAGCATCCAAGTACCGTTCATCAGTTTGGAAGGTTAGCGACAAGCGTCCAG GTTACAATGCCAGTGATTCAGACACTGATGAGGAGAAGATGAGCATGAAATCGTGA